The genomic region CCGGAAGCGTTGGAGCTGTTGAGGAACCGCACGGTCGTCGCCTGCCCGAACGTGCTCCCTGACGTCGGTCAGCTCGCCCCGGAACCCGCGCGCAAGGCGATCCGGGAGGCGTTCCTGGAGCACGTGATCGGCGGCAAGGGCCTGTCGAGGGGGTCGCGGTTCCGGCAGCTGGTGCGGGCCGTCACCCCGGACGCGGTGCTCAAGGGCGTGTCCCGGCTGGCCGCGCAGGACCGCGAGGGCGCGGTGCTGGTCGTGGACGTCGGCGGTGCCACCACGGACGTGTACTCCGCCGTGTCCACAGCGGACAGTGAGGGGATCGAGCGGACCGTTGCCCTGCCAGCGGATCGCCGCACGGTCGAGGGTGACCTCGGCATGCGCTGGTCGGCGCCGGGCGTGGTCGAAGAGGCCCACGCGGAACGCCTCACCACCGAGGACCTGACCGCCGAGGCGCAGGAACGTGCCGAGAACGTCGGCTGGATCCCGGACGACCCGGCGGTCGACACCAAGCTCGCGTCGTTCGCGGCGATCCTGGCCGTCCGCCGGCACCTCCGGCAGGTCGACGGCCAGCTCGGCCCGCACGGCGCGGGGCTGCTCGTGTTGTCCGGCGGTGTGTTCCGGCACGCGGCGGACATCGCGCCGATCGAGGAGGCACTGCGGTCCGACCCGGTGCTGCGGCCGGTGCTGCGGACCGCGGAGATCACCGTGGACCGCGACTACGTGCTGGCACCGGTGGGCCTGCTCGCCGAGTCGGGGCGGCTCGAGGCCGCCGACCGACTGGCGAAACGGCTCAGCTGAGCAGTTCTTCCGCGTCCTCGTCCACGAACTCCAGGAGGTCGCCGGGCTGGCACTCCAGCACCCGGCACATGGCTTCGAGCGTGCTGAACCGCACCGCCTTCGCGCGCCCGTTCTTCAGCACCGCGACGTTGGCCGGTGTCAGCCCGACCTTCTCCGCGAACTCGCCGACGCTCATCTTGCGCTTGGCCAGCTCGACGTCGATGCGCACGACGATGGCCATCAGATCACCGCTTCCATGTCGGCGCGCAACGTCGTCGCCCGCCGCAGCAGCGCCCGCATCACGATCATCACGAGCCCCACCACCGTGACACCGGTCGTCAGCAGGAACAGCAACAACGGCACGCCGGGGTCGTCCGCGTTGAAACCGACCCACAGGAACACCGTCACCAGCACCACCCAGCCCGCCGTGATCGCCCAGATCATCACGTCGACCCACTTGAGCGCGGCCTCCGTGAAGATCAGATCCTTGCGCACCAGCGTGAGCAGCTTCCACGTGGCGACCACCACGACCTGCACGCAGACCACCCAGAACACCGTGATGATCGTCGCGGGCCACCTCAGGGCCGCGTCGTCCGGGTTCGTCTCCGCCATGTGCCGGAACTGGCCCGGCAACGACATCGTCTCGAACACGACCAGGATCCCGAAGAGGACCACGAGGAAGACCCGCAGGGCGGTCACCGCCCAACGTTCAGAAATCATGCATCGAGTATCGGTAGTCATCTATCGAAAGTCAATCGGTAGTGATCGTGTTGCAACAGGTCTCTACAGTGATCGCTGTGGGACTGCGTGAGCGCAAGAAGACCGAGACCCGAGCGGCGCTGGCGGCGGCCGCGTTG from Lentzea guizhouensis harbors:
- a CDS encoding glutamate mutase L, translating into MILCLDVGSTWTKAALLTEEGELVRTGQHPTTPPEVLHGIDALRETVGDGEVLACSSAGGGLRLAVVGQERVVSAEAGYRVALSAGAKVVHVSAGPVDVKAVRAAAPDLVLLVGGTDGGDQSVLLHNARKLARVAVPIVLAGNVEAQPEALELLRNRTVVACPNVLPDVGQLAPEPARKAIREAFLEHVIGGKGLSRGSRFRQLVRAVTPDAVLKGVSRLAAQDREGAVLVVDVGGATTDVYSAVSTADSEGIERTVALPADRRTVEGDLGMRWSAPGVVEEAHAERLTTEDLTAEAQERAENVGWIPDDPAVDTKLASFAAILAVRRHLRQVDGQLGPHGAGLLVLSGGVFRHAADIAPIEEALRSDPVLRPVLRTAEITVDRDYVLAPVGLLAESGRLEAADRLAKRLS
- a CDS encoding helix-turn-helix domain-containing protein, with the protein product MAIVVRIDVELAKRKMSVGEFAEKVGLTPANVAVLKNGRAKAVRFSTLEAMCRVLECQPGDLLEFVDEDAEELLS
- a CDS encoding DUF2975 domain-containing protein encodes the protein MISERWAVTALRVFLVVLFGILVVFETMSLPGQFRHMAETNPDDAALRWPATIITVFWVVCVQVVVVATWKLLTLVRKDLIFTEAALKWVDVMIWAITAGWVVLVTVFLWVGFNADDPGVPLLLFLLTTGVTVVGLVMIVMRALLRRATTLRADMEAVI